Proteins encoded within one genomic window of Arachis ipaensis cultivar K30076 chromosome B08, Araip1.1, whole genome shotgun sequence:
- the LOC107610878 gene encoding uncharacterized protein LOC107610878, whose product MGDIKVYVDFWEMEPPDSDLFGTHSDKEFPRGDELEFLDDDSEVDEDRPQDKRIAELSREDILQLEFSNEDAVYRFYKTYAMLHGSRKEEVEKDERIRDHRPLTRSCCRARIRSRLDRKIHKWKVVSYYEEHSHGLVDPLDVSMMPEYHTFSVSDEAQAKNLHDIGIMTCHILGYLAAQKGGYANLSFNQKDMYNLITQQRKKKVMKGGDEGW is encoded by the exons ATGGGGGACATAAAA gTGTATGTTGATTTTTGGGAGATGGAGCCGCCGGATAGCGATTTGTTTGGAACACACTCCGACAAGGAGTTCCCAAGAGGAGACGAACTAGAGTTTTTAGACGATGATTCAGAGGTTGATGAAGATAGGCCTCAAGATAAGAGGATAGCAGAGCTGTCACGAGAAGATATCTTACAACTTGAGTTTTCAAATGAGGATGCTGTTTATCGATTCTACAAGACTTATGCAATGCTGCATG GCTCAAGAAAGGAAGAGGTTGAAAAGGACGAAAGAATCAGGGACCACCGACCCCTAACTCGAAGTTGTTGCCGTGCAAGAATTCGTTCAAGACTAgatagaaaaattcataaatGGAAGGTTGTTTCGTACTACGAAGAGCACTCTCATGGATTAGTTGATCCACTCGACGTTAGCATGATGCCTGAGTATCACACATTCAGTGTCTCAGATGAAGCTCAGGCGAAGAATTTGCACGACATAGGCATCATGACCTGTCACATCTTGGGATACTTGGCTGCTCAAAAAGGTGGATATGCAAACTTGTCATTCAACCAAAAGGATATGTACAACCTCATTACTCAACAAAGGAAGAAAAAGGTGATGAAGGGTGGTGATGAAGGGTGGTGA
- the LOC107610879 gene encoding probable WRKY transcription factor 38, which yields MENNNEVSKAKMMEQEIMRGRDMANQLLQVVVDSRNEEEIEKSTVMPYAEDAVRKVLRSFTNTLLLLNNEDTRESSCNSNNKKKKSSSSNKSQKGCHKRKSVAPSWQTDSSILCEDGHAWRKYGQKKTINSNYLRSYYKCSYKNEKDCKAIKHVQRIQEDPPLYRTTYYGHHTCKCSLITYPHTRLEPASSFESSMLLSFSSDHNTNNTLPVITKQEAQPFPSSSTKQEPMEVVVSNDRIDHNQSSSSNDYDLLSDYELYFNY from the exons ATGGAGAACAATAATGAGGTTTCAAAGGCAAAAATGATGGAGCAAGAAATAATGAGAGGGCGTGACATGGCAAACCAGTTACTTCAAGTTGTTGTTGATAGtagaaatgaagaagaaattgaaaagtCAACGGTGATGCCTTATGCTGAAGATGCTGTGCGCAAAGTTCTCAGATCATTCACAAACACACTCTTGCTATTGAACAATGAAGACACAAGAGAAAGTAGTTGCAAcagcaacaacaagaagaagaagagtagttccagcaataaaagtcaaaaagGGTGCCACAAGAGAAA ATCAGTTGCACCAAGCTGGCAGACTGACAGCTCAATTCTGTGTGAGGATGGCCATGCATGGAGAAAGTACGGACAGAAGAAGACCATCAATTCCAATTACCTCAg GAGCTACTACAAGTGCAGCTACAAGAATGAAAAAGATTGCAAAGCCATCAAACATGTTCAGAGAATCCAAGAGGATCCTCCATTATACCGTACAACCTATTATGGCCATCACACTTGCAAATGCTCTCTCATCACTTACCCACACACAAGACTAGAACCTGCTTCTTCTTTTGAATCTTCTATGTTACTATCCTTTAGTAGTGATCACAATACCAATAATACCCTTCCAGTAATAACCAAACAAGAAGCACAACCTTTTCCTTCGTCATCAACAAAACAAGAGCCCATGGAAGTAGTGGTTTCTAATGACCGTATTGACCACAACCaatcttcctcatcaaatgactaCGATCTCTTAAGTGATTATGAACTTTATTTCAATTATTAG